The following DNA comes from Spirulina major PCC 6313.
GGTGGTGGATGCACCGCGATAGCGAGCGAGGAGACCCTGGTGCTGGGTGGTGGTGAGGCCGAATTCGCCCTGGGGTGGTGGGGGAAGTTGGCGCAGGGTGTGGAGGAGTTCGGGGGTGATGGGTGGGCCGAACCAGAGAAAACTACCGATGATCGGCTGTTGGTTGAGGCTGTGGGGGTGGTTGACGGTGTCCATGCCGCCGGGTAGGCCTTGGCGATCGCACCAGATCGGTACGCCATTTTGATACAGTTCCAACTGCGATCGCCACATCCCGCTGAGAAACTGTTCCCCCCGCGCCGTGCGACCAAATCGCGTCATTTCCCAGCCCGCAAAGATGCCCCCCGGTTCAAGGTCTATCCGCATCGTCTGGCGATAGTTCGCACCGTTAAAGGCGATCGCTTCTTGGGGCAACCATTCCAGCACCGCCCCCGCGTTCACCTGGGCGGTAATGCGATGCTCTGCCTCCGGGCCATTGCTGCGGTAGAGTTTCGTGGCGGCGGCGGTGGTGAGGAGGGCGTGACTGTCCGGGGCGAGGGTGATCTGGGTGGAGAGGCGATCGCCCCCGACGATCCCCCCAGCGGTATGGAGCATGACCGTGTGACAACAGCGATCGCCTTCAGGATAGAGCGATCGTTGCACTTTGAGCGGCGCACGATGGTACGAGCGTTGTAAAACCGTTTTGCCTGCGATCGCACCATAGTCAAGCTCTAATTCCCCCTGCCAGCCCCCAGCGTCTACATCGTAAGGGTTTGTTACAATCATCTCCATATCCACTCAAAATTCTTTAAATAGGATTAAATAATCTGGTCACTGCCCCATGTTGCGCGATCTCCTCCCCTTTGTTATCCCCGTCGATACCGTCTTTCTAGCGGGTGCAGCCCTCTGGTCGCTCGCGCTCTACCTGAGTTTAACAACCCTGCGCCACTGGATTGAACACCAACTAACCCGCTGGTTTAACTTCGCCGATCGCTCCCTCTATATGTCCGCGAAAGATTTTGAAGCCTCTCGCCCCGCCCGCGAATCCTTCAACAGCTTATCCGCTGTCCTGATGACCTTAATTCCTTTCCTGGTGGGGGGTGTAGCGTGTCATTGGTTGGTGGAGTTGAGCTTGGGTCAGAGTTGGGGAGTCAGCGGCGGCATCCTCGCCTGTGTTGGCTGTGGCATTTACGAACTCGGACGACGCTCCACGAGTGATCCGAGCTAATCCCTCACCCTCCCTCGTTACTTGGCAGAGCCAAGTAAACACTTTCAGCTTAGATGACTCCTCCTTTTCTTATCCAGAACTCACGTTGATTACTAACCGTTTGATCTGGTGAGAGCTTAGCCCAATTTGGGCATCCCAGCTCATCTCTTACGCCCAATGACTCGACCCACCGCAACAATCCAAGTCAATACAAGCTACACGACTGATCCCATCGGGAAACGGTACGCCCAGAACCTGAAGTCCGCCCTCAATGCCGAATTTCCCGATTGGGACGTGAACGTGGTGCCCGGATCAGCGGATTCAGTTATGCTACCCATTGAGGATATGCAGGAGAATTTTCGGACTGAGTGCCATGTCCGTAAGCTGATGACAGATGCTCTGATGCAAGCGGTCGATGATTGCCAAAACGAGCAGGATAGTCCCTAACACAGGCAGTCTGGATGGACGATCTCTACACAGGTGGCAGAGCCGCAGATTGTCCGTGCCACGGCGGAGCCATGACACGAGATTTGAGATTCAGCATCAATTACTCAGCTTCGAGGGCAGCGATCGCAGTCTTGATCAGGCTATAAAAATGGGGTTTGGTCACATCCACTGGTTTTGCAGCCTCACGACTTTCACCGAGTAAGCCCGTGCGCTGTCCCCGTTGCACCGCTAAAACTTGGCCCTGCTCATTTCTGATCCGGAGTTCATTTTCGGCGTTGGCGAGACTGCATTGATAGGGGCGGTTTTTATAGGTGAAGTGGGCGGCTTTTTTGCGGGGCGTGGGGGGTGGCAGGGCGGCCAGCGTAGGCTGTGGGGTGGTGGGATGGGCGGCGGTGGATGGGGTGGCGCGGAGGCCGGCGAGTTGCAATTGGAGGGTGGTGTTGCCCTGCCAGTGGTTTTCTTCGACGGTGTAGGCCACGTCGAGGGGGCTGGGGAGGGGGAAGTAATCACCCCAACGCCAGGCGATCGCGTCTAAAACCGTTTCACCCTGGGCTAGCTTGAGTTTGAGATGATTGCCTTTGAGGACGCGCTGATCCGCGATCGCCACCTCCGACGACCAAAAGACCGGCGCATTAACCCCCATTCCCCAAGGCTGCAAGCTCTCAATTTGCTGATAAAGCGCGGCGGTGATGTCGCTCAATTGTGCCTCAACATCGACGAAGACACAGGGTTTGAGGTGTTCGGGTTCAAGGTGTTGGTGGGCGAATTCGCTGAGGCGACGTTGGAAGGTGGGGAACTGGTCGAGGTTGACGCTAAAACCCCCGGCGGCTTGGTGGCCGCCATGTTTCAGGAGGCAATCGTCACAAAAATCGAGGGCTTGGGCGACGTGAAATTCCGGAATACTGCGGGCCGAGCCGCGAATCGTCGTGGGGTTTTCTTGGGTGCAGATGAAGACGGGCACGCCGTAGCGTTCCACGAGGCGCGAGGCGACGATGCCAATCACGCCATGGTGCCAATCGGGTTTGTAGACGACGAGGACGCGATCGCGCCGCCAGGGGAGGTCTTGGGTTTCCACCAGTGCCACGGCTTCCTGTTCGATCTGTTCGCAGAGTTGGCGGCGGCGGCGGTTGGTGGTTTCGCATTCCGTGGCCTGGGTGAGGGCGATCGCAGGATCATCGGTGGTGAGCAGTTCGATCACATGGGCTGGGTCGCCAATCCGTCCCACGGCATTAATCCGTGGGCCGAGGCGAAACCCGATCGCATCCGGTCGCATCGGTTTGCGCTTTTCGTCCATCTGCGCCAACTGCATCAGGGCTTGTAAACCCGCTAGGGATGATTGCGGCAGGGTTTTTAAACCCCGTTTGACCCAGCGTCGATTCACGCCGGTGAGGGCGGCTAAGTCTGCGATCGTCCCCAAGGTGCAGAGATCCAACAGCGTCACCGTCAGCCCGCCCAACTGCCCCAAGGCCTGACCCGTGGCCACCGCCAACACATAGGCCACCCCCACCCCGGCTAAGGTGCGATAGGGGGAGGTTTCCGGCAGGAGTTTCGGGTTGAGAATGGCATCCGCTGGGGGGAGTTTCGGGGGTAAATCGTGGTGATCGGTGACGATGACGCTAATGCCAAGATCCACGGCGCGGTGAATCGGGTCATAGGCAGCGATGCCATTATCTACGGTCAAGATTACCCCCACGCCCGCATTGGCGCAGTCTTCAACGATGCGCTCGTTGATGCCGTACCCCTCATCCATCCGGCTCGGAATCGCGTAGGTCACCTCCGCCCCCCAATGGCGCAGGGCGCGGATTAATAACGCGGTGCTGGTCATGCCGTCGGCATCGTAATCGCCACAAATCACGATCGGGTCGTGGTCTGCGATCGCGCCTTGCAAAATCCCGACACTTTTCGCCAAATCGGGGAATTCATCCACCGGAGCCGGCAGGGTCGTCAATTCCGGATCAACGTGCTGCTGTGCTTCCTCTGGGGTCGTAATGCCCCGATTCAGCAACACCTGCACCAAGAGCGGCGAGAGGCCCGTCGCCGCCACTAAAGCGGGAATGCGATCGGGCTGGGACGGGGCAAGCTGCCAACGCTGGTCAGGAAGTTGAGTCATGGAAAGAGGAGAATGTGCCACGCCTGATTTTAGCGAATCCTTTCCCGTAGAAAGTCCATTTGTTTGAGAAAAGCACGTAAAATTAGAACTTGAGGCTAATGAACAGTAGTGATAATGTGCTTTTTGTCTATCTGTGATTTTGACATATATTCTAAAAACTATTTATTCTAAACTAAGGCACAGAAACCATAGGATATATAGATATTGAATTAAGTCAAGATTTCTTGTCAAATAACTTCTTGAAAGAACATTTATGCCAGAAAACTCTAGCTCAAGCAATCAACATAGTTACAGTCGCAGCTTGTCCAATTCAATGCAAAGTAGGTATTCAGACTATGAAAATGAACTTTTTGAACTTCTCTCATTATCAAATAGACACACAGTAAATAGTTACATAAGAATGTCTGAATTGTCTAATTATTTAGACGAATTTAGTCGTCAGAGTAGATGGAACGAGAAGGATGATGCTGAACTCAATGCTCTTATAGTACAGTACACCAGTCTGCGTGAAGAAAGTATGCAAAGTATTAACAACAGAGCGCAAATTTTATTGCTTGGGGTTACAGCAATATCTGCGCTAATTGGTGGTTCTTTGACAATTCAAGATCCACAATCTAGTAGAATTTTGATTTATTCCATATTCTCTGGTGCAATTCCATTAGTTTTTATATTCGTGTTGTTTGTTTGGGCTGGTGAAGCTATGCGTGCTCAGCGTGTCGGCTATTTTCTGACAGCCGAAATGGAAGCTCGAATTAACCGAAAACTTGGACGATTTATCATGAATTGGGAGTCAGCACTCTGGTCAGGGATTTTACCTCGTGATGAGATTTTTGGGCCATCAATGATGTCTCTTGCCGTACTTGGTTTTTTGGCAACGGTATCCCCTTGGCTTGGAATCATTCTATGCGGAAGGCAAAATATTCCATCAATACAAATAATTCTGGCAGTGCTTATCCCTTATCTATTTCTTGCTTTGTCGGCCTTATATATCGTTGCCAATCTAAAGCGCCTCAAAAATAATCCAGTTGTTAGATCAGTATTCTTAAGAGATGTTAGAGAACATAGAAATAATCAAAGTCAACAACGTCGCCACAGCCGTAGAAGTCGGTAAGGTTTCAATTATGGTCAACATCCTACTGCGTTGCTTTGGGGGTCACAATGCCCCGATTCAGCACATTCCAAAATTAGGATCGCCGACCAACTTCACCCGTGCTGTGATTCCTAGCTTGGAAGCGGTCAAGGGTTCCCCCATCTTCCAGAGAGTGCCATGAACGAATTGCAGTCCCAGGGCCACGCGATCAATCGGGTTTCCTTTTTTCGCGAAGCCGCCCCCTACATCCATTCCCATCGCGGCAAAACCTTCGTGGTTGCCTTTGCCGGAGAAGTGATCGCCAGTCCGAAATTTCCCCAAATCATGCAGGATTTAGCGATCATCTCCAGCCTAGGGGCGCGGCTGATCCTCGTCCACGGCACTCGCCCCCAAATTGACGAACGCCTCCACAACACCAACACCCCAGTCCAGATTCACAACGGTATCCGCGTCACAGATCTACCCACTCTCCTCGCTGCCCAAGAAGCGATCGGGTTTTTGCGAATTCGGATTGAAAATCAACTCACCCACATTCTCAATCAGCCCTCCATTTCGAGTCATGGCCTCGGCATCATTTCCGGGAACTTCATCACCGCTCGCCCGATGGGCATTCATGACGGTGTGGATTATCGCTTTACCGGGCTGATTCGCCGCATTAATCATGGCCTGATTCAACAACAGCTTGATGCGAATCATATTGTGTTGCTCTCGCCAATGGGCTATTCCCCCACCGGCGAAGCCTATAACCTCCGCTATGAACATGTGGCGATCGTGGCGGCCAAGGCCCTCACGGCGGATAAATTGATTTTCCTCAGTTATCAACCCCTCAATATGCCGCGTAAGCTCACCCTTGATGAAGCCCAAACCTATGATCATGAATTTATGCTGCCTGCCCTCGAAGCCCTAGATGATGGGGTGGATCGGGTGCATTTAATTGATGCGGAAATGGATGGGGCGTTGTTGTTGGAAATGTACACCCGTGACGGGGTGGGCACGATGATTTCTGAGGATAAGTTTGAACAGTTGCGATCGGCGAATGTTGAAGATATCAGCAGCATTTTAAATCTGATTCGTCCGTTGGAAAATAAAGGCACGTTGGTGAAGCGATCGCGCGAACATTTAGAAATAGAAATTCATAATTTCCATGTGATCACCCGTGATGATCAAGTGATTGCCTGTGCTGCGTTGTACAACACCGATGATGATCAAGTCAGTGAGTTAGCCTGTTTTGTGGTGCATCCTCAATATCGCGGCTCTCAACGGGGCGATAAATTGCTCGACCATATTACCCAACTTGCTCACCAACAGGGCAAAACTAAACTGGTGGCCCTAACCACACACACGACCGATTGGTTTCGGGAACGGGGTTTTATCAAGGGCAGTATTGAAGACCTTCCCCCGAATAAAAAATCCCTATATAACTATCAGCGCAATTCTCAAGTGCTGTTTAAACAGATCACCGAATAAACCCAACAGATCGCAAACCCACCTCCCCCCGGCGGGGTACTTCCCCCCGGAGCGAGCAGCGAGCTAGAAGCTCGCACGACAGAAGCTTCAGACCGGCAGGGATCTATGCGATCGCAGCCAATGTCGGCACATCCACCCAAGCGCGGCGACGGTGGGACTCGTGGGTGAGATCCATCAAGAGTTGAGAATAGACCCCTTCAGCGAGGGAGGGGGCGGCGGGTTTGCCCTGGTCGATGCAGTGGACCCAATGATCGACGACGCGGATGAAGGGGGCGAGGCGGCCATCGCTGAAGGATTGGGGGAAGGCGAGACGTTTGGGGATCTCCTGTTCGGTGAGGGGTTGGCCCGCTGGTGCGCCCCAGAGTTTGAAGCCGTGGACGTAGTCTTTGAGGTTGTCGCTGCCGAGGACGAGGGTGCCGCGATCGCCGTACACTTCCAGCCAATGGCCGCGGCCGTTGTAGGTGACGGAACTAAGGGAGAGTTGCACAGGTGTTCCGTCGGCCAGTTCGAGCAGGATCAACCCGGTATCATCGGCATCGACGGGCTTGAGTTGGTTGCCATCTTTGGGATCGGGGCGTTCCGGGATGGCGCAACTGAGATGACCACAGAGCGATCGCACCGGCCCAAACAACCAATGAATATAGTCAAACGCATGGGAACCAATCGCCCCCAACGCGCCACCGCCTTGATCCTGCCGCGCATACCAATTCCAGGGCCGACTCGGATCAGCCCGACTCACCACCAACCAATCAATCTTAATCAGCCGAGGTTTCCCCACAAACCCATCAGCGAGCAGTTCTGCCAACCGTTGCCAGGCCGGAACAAAGCGAAATTCAAAATCCGCCACGGCAATCACGCCGCGCTCCTGGGCAAGGTGATGGAGTTCTTGGCATTCGGCCACCGTCATCGTCATCGGCTTTTCGAGGAGGATATGTTTCCCCGCCAGAATCGCTTGCTTGGCCATCTCATAATGTAAAAACGGCGGCGTGGAAATCGTCACCGCGTCCAGTTCCGGCAAACTCAGCAGCTTATCGAGGTGATGAAAGGCATGGGGAACGTGGTGCTGATCCGCGATGGCTTTCGCTTTGCCGAGTTCGGGGTTCCAGACTGCGATCGCTTGCGTCTGGGGATGGTGTTGCAATCCCGGCAGATGAATTTTTTGACCAAACCCTGTTCCTAGGACACCAACATTCAGCATAATTCCTCCCAATACTTCTCATGCTTGGCAAAACTGAAGCCTTAGCAATCACGGTATCATGATTAAAAACAGTTAAGTTTCGTAAACACCTCGTTAATCTGTTGTAATTTGGGTGATTTGTTTTGAGCCGATCCACCAGTCCCACCCTTGAAACCCGATGGCACGCCCTCGCCCCCCTGTGGCAAGGTCACTCCCCCGCCATTCACACCGGACTTCCCCACGAGCAACTCGCCCCCGCCTGGCAAATCCTGATGCTCGGCGACGGTTCACCGACGCGCCATCTAACGCTGCTCACCCGCGAAGTGATTGAAGTGGATGTAATCGACATGGCTTCGATTGGAATGGCTCCCGATGACGCACCCGCTCAAATTGAGGTGGTTCCAGGGCCACGGTTACGTCGTCAGGTGTGGCTCCGCACGGCATCGGGGCAACGGTTGGCCTATGCGGTGTCCTGGTGGGATGCGAACCATGTGGATGAGTATCTACAAAATCGCGCCTTGCCAATTTGGGATAATCTCTCGCAACTGCATAGCGAACTCTATCGGGATATTCAGGGGATTTACTACGGCGATTCGGCAGCGTTGGCGGCGGAATTTCAAGAGACAGGGCCATTCTGGGGGCGGCATTATCTGTTTTGGCACAGTGGCCAGCCCTTGACGCTCATTTATGAAGTGTTTTCACCCTATTTACAGCGGTATTTAGGGGCAATGGGGGGCGGGGACTGGTTGCGATCGCACCCCCCCAGCCGATAAACTACAAGATCGTGACTCAACGCCCACAGGAGTAACTATGGCAAAGCGTGTACAAGTTGTTCTCAATCAAGATGTTAAAAAACTCGGCACGAATGGCGATGTCGTTGAAGTAGCCCCCGGTTATGCCCGGAACTACCTCATTCCCCAAGGATTCGCCATTCCCGCCTCCCCTGGCATTCTCAAAATGGTGGCCCAGCGCCGCGAAAAAGAACGGCTACGGTTAATCGAAGTCAAGAACCAAGCCGAAGCCCGGAAAACAGCATTGGCGACGGTGGGACGGCTCCGGATTTACAAGCAAGCTGGGGAAGGCAACGCCATTTTCGGAACCGTCACGAGCCAAGATGTGGCGGATGTGATTCTCGAAAAAGCGGGTCAAGAGATTGATAAGCGCAATCTCACCCTGCCGGAAATCAATCAACTGGGAACGTATCAAGTGGAAGTCAAGCTGCATGCCGAAGTGACCGCGATGGTGGAAATCGAAGTAGCTCCACAATAGGCGATCGCTGTTTTCAACGTGAGGCGCTGAGTCTAAATGTTCGAGTTGCCGGGGAGTTATGGACTCGCCCGGCTTCGTCTGTTGTCTGTCTGCGAATCCCTTAGCAAGTCTATCTTTGTTTTGTCAGATTGGGTTCAAACGCTGATTCTTTTCTGAGCTGTGATCAGAAAAATTCGCTGAAATCTCCCAGAGTGACAGAAGCAAGCTATGCACCTGATTGACGGACAAAAGATTCAGTCAGGGGAGTAAGAAAAAGAGCAAAACTGGAATTCAAGGCGATAAGAGCGTTGCCGATGCTGAGGACGAGAAGCCATAGCCGGTTCAGGGTCAGAATTAGAAAAGAAAGCAACAAGCCGAATCAAGCGCCAGCCCTCAAGGAGAGCAGTACGAATCCACTCAAGACCGATACGAAAATAGCTATTGCCGCGAAACCAATGGGGGTCAACCCAGCGACGCTTGCCCGATTGGACAACCTCAAGACCCTGAGCTGAGACATAGAGAGTCGCCAGAGCCAGAATGAAGCAGAGACGGGAAAGAACACAAACTGAGCGAAGTTGGGAAGATTGGAGGTGCCAACCCCCAGACTGGTCATCGAGAAACGCCTCCTCGATATCAAACCGGAGACCATACTCAGCAAAAGTCTGGAGGTGGGTCGGTTCATCACTGACAACCGCCCAAAACTCGCCATTGACATTGTTGCGACCGAAAATGACATGAACCGGACCATACCATTCACCTTTGTGAAGTTTGACGTTGTGCCAGCAGAGGGCTTCACCGGGTTTGAGATGAAACGCTTTTGGTTGGCTCCAGCCCTTGGCAGAGTGCCAAAGCCAGGTATTGCTTTTGATGCGGATGCGATAATGCCAGCCGAAGGTGCGCACCAGCGTCATAGTCTCCGTCTGCACAAAGCCACGGTCAGCCAGCAGCACCACCTTCACCCCTTGCGGTAGGAGTCGAGCGACATCTTGGAGCAGTTCTCGGTAGGTGTTGGCGGCAACCGAGGCACTGGGATGAGCCAACACACGCCAGCCTAGGGGTAAAGCACGACCGCGATGCACCACAGCCACCCGAATCAGACAATACTCATCCCAAAATAGTGAGGTGTCTAAGCTCAGGTACATCACCTCATCCTGCCAATCGGCTAAGGCGGCTTTGATGATGGGTTTGTAGAGTCGATGAATATTGATGCGGCTATTGCCCAGCCAGCGTCGGACTCGCCGCTGTTTACTTTGGGCAAACAATCCTCGACAGGGCAGATACGGCAGCCATTTCGTGAGGTTGACTGCTCCGGTTTGGATGACGGCGATGACCATCCAGATGCAGGTAGTCAGGTGGCTCAGATGCGCCCAGGGGATGTCTTGACCCAACCAGGTTTTCAGGGCATTGTAAATTTGGGAGTTTTTTTCACAGTTCTCCAGAGTTTTGTTGTGGTAACTCAATTCTAGAGGACTGACTCCCATTTCTTAATTCTCTGTATTTCAGTCAGGGCAACCTCTTTAGCTATCCCTACCACTTCTTTTGTCAGTCAATCAGGCTATGCACTGAGACAGAAAAAGAGATCCCACAGGGGATCTCTTTTTCTGTTAATTCAGCTTCATGGCTACAGTCGAACCTTGGGGCTAGTTCATCCCTAGGTATTCAGCTTCAGCTTCAAGCTGCTTCACTAAAGCTTCGTTACCAGAAGAGCGGGCAGATTCTAAACGTTGTTGGAGGCTTTTGCGAAGATTGTCGCGGTGGTTGGCTGCCGTGTTGCGGAGTACTTCTTTGCGTGTTTGGTTCAACATAATTAATCCCTCGATCGAAATAAAATGGTCTAAATCATTGGGGCACACTTTTAAGATATCACCATTCTCTGATAAATCGGGTTTTGTAACAAAAAAAGTAACAATTGCTACAGAATTTTAGCAGTACTTTCTTTCGGCTTCCAAGGATTTTCTTTCGATCACACAATAATGTTGACCTTGCTCACTGACTTTGGAGTTCAAGATGGTTACGTCGGCATCTTAAAAGGGGCGATCGCATCCATTGCCCCCCGCTGCACCATCGTTGATCTCACCCACCAGATTCCCCCGCAAAATATCGCAGCGGCCCGGTTTTGCCTGCTCAATGCCTATCGCTATTTTCCGGCGGGTACGGTGCATGTGGCGGTGGTTGATCCGGGGGTGGGGAGCGATCGCCACGCTGTCGCGATTCAAATTCAGGAGGGTTGGCTTGTGGGCCCGGATAATGGCCTGTTTAGTGGTGTTTTGCAAACCTCGCCGCCCCTCGCTGCCGTTACCTTGAATAATCCTCACTATTGGCGCACGCCTCACCCCAGTACCACCTTCCACGGTCGGGATATTTTCGCACCCGTGGGGGCGCATTTATCCTTAGGTGTGCCGCTCACAGAACTCGGCGATTCGCTCAATCCAAAACACTTAGTCTCCTTGCCGTTACCCGCAGTCACAGAAGACCCCACCGGACTCCACGGCACGATTCAACATATTGATCATTTCGGCAATTTAATCACGACAATTCCGGGGGAACGGCTACGTGATCGCGCCTGGGGGATCAAGGTGAGCGATCGCACCCTCCCCGCCGCCCACAGCTACAGCGATCGGCCCTGGGGGAGCGCGATCGCTTTAATCGGGAGCCATGGCTGGGTTGAAATTGCGATTAATGGCGGCAATGCCCAAGCCCAGTTAGAGGGGCAAATTGGCGCAGCTTGCACTCTGATCTGGCTAGATTTACCGTAGCCGCCGCCAAATCCAGCCCCAGACGGGAGGCGATCGCTACAGATGCGCCGCTAAAAATTCAAGGGTTTTCTCCCAAGCATCCAGCGCCGCCGCTGCCACGTAGCGCGTCCCCGACGGATTCGCAAAGGCATGACCCGCACCCTCATAGAGATGCACCTCAACGGACTTATCCAAATCCTTGAGGACGCGCTCAAATTCTGCCACGGTTTCCGGGGTCGGGTTGGTATCTTCCCCGCCAAAGAAGCCAATGATCGGCATTTCCAGGGTTGCCAGTTGCTCCGGATCAGTGGTGATGCCACCGCCGTAGTAAATCACCGCTGCATCAAGATCATCGGGGAACAGCAACGCCGTATTCAGCGACCAAGTACCACCAAAACACCAGCCCAAGCTAGCAATTTTCGGGGCTTGCTGAGTCTCATCTAAATAGGCGTAGGCTTGGCGAATGTTGGCGCGGGCGGCCTCTAGATTGTTTTGCACTGTGCCGACTAGGGCGCGGGCTTGGTTGGGGGCTTCGGCCACTGCGCCGTTATAGAGATCGATCGCGAGGGCGGTGTAGCCTTCCCCGGCAAGGCGGCGCGTCATCGTTTCAATATTTTCATTCAGCCCCCACCATTCGTGAATGACGATGATCGCGGGGCTGGGTTCAACACTGTCGGCGGGGCGGGCGAGATAGCCTTGCATCGGCAGATCTTCATCCGTCATGCCGTAGGTGACAGTTCCGGCGAGGACAGCTTGACTGGGGGCAAATTCAGTAATGGCCGATGCGATGGGCTGATCGCTGCGGTGCAGGGTATGGAGGCGATCGCTTTGGGCCATGGATTCCGGTGCTTGCACCATCGCCCAAAACAGAATGGTACAGCAGGCCGCGATCGCAGCAAGAAAAGCATTGCGCATAGTGATCGATGGGGATGAAAAACGCCCATAGTGTAACGAATTTGAAACACAATTGTGGCTATACTGGTGCAAAAGTATTAATCAACAGCCATGACAACGTGGAATTACGAAACAGCGATCGCTGAACTCGAAACCCTGATCACTCAACTGGAAACCGGCAATCTCCCCCTCGAACAAGTTTTTCAACAATTTGAAACCGCCACCCAACACCTGCAACAATGTGAGGCATTCTTGCAACAGGGTCAAACCCAAATGACCCTCCAGATCGAAACCCTCACCCCGCCCGATTCCCCCTAGCCGCCATGCCCAAATTTCACCCCAAAGCCCCCTATCTCGTCCTGATTTTTGGCTTAGGGTGCATTGTCGTGAGCCATCTCCTCGTCCCGATCAATCCGGAATACAGTCTTCCCGGTATCCCTGAATTCTTCAGCGTCGCCGTCCTCAGCGGTCTGCTCTACTACGCCCTTTACGGTGCAAAATCCCTCCGCCGCTCCCATTGGGTGATCCGCCCCCGCGAAAAATTTCTGCTGGGCTATATTTGGGCGATCGTGCTGCTAATCACCGGGCCGCGGGCATTGTGGTCGCTCTTCTTCACTCCCGGCCAAGTCTG
Coding sequences within:
- a CDS encoding SAM hydrolase/SAM-dependent halogenase family protein yields the protein MLTLLTDFGVQDGYVGILKGAIASIAPRCTIVDLTHQIPPQNIAAARFCLLNAYRYFPAGTVHVAVVDPGVGSDRHAVAIQIQEGWLVGPDNGLFSGVLQTSPPLAAVTLNNPHYWRTPHPSTTFHGRDIFAPVGAHLSLGVPLTELGDSLNPKHLVSLPLPAVTEDPTGLHGTIQHIDHFGNLITTIPGERLRDRAWGIKVSDRTLPAAHSYSDRPWGSAIALIGSHGWVEIAINGGNAQAQLEGQIGAACTLIWLDLP
- a CDS encoding dienelactone hydrolase family protein, whose translation is MRNAFLAAIAACCTILFWAMVQAPESMAQSDRLHTLHRSDQPIASAITEFAPSQAVLAGTVTYGMTDEDLPMQGYLARPADSVEPSPAIIVIHEWWGLNENIETMTRRLAGEGYTALAIDLYNGAVAEAPNQARALVGTVQNNLEAARANIRQAYAYLDETQQAPKIASLGWCFGGTWSLNTALLFPDDLDAAVIYYGGGITTDPEQLATLEMPIIGFFGGEDTNPTPETVAEFERVLKDLDKSVEVHLYEGAGHAFANPSGTRYVAAAALDAWEKTLEFLAAHL
- the xseB gene encoding exodeoxyribonuclease VII small subunit, whose product is MTTWNYETAIAELETLITQLETGNLPLEQVFQQFETATQHLQQCEAFLQQGQTQMTLQIETLTPPDSP